The Anomaloglossus baeobatrachus isolate aAnoBae1 chromosome 10, aAnoBae1.hap1, whole genome shotgun sequence genome has a segment encoding these proteins:
- the PSMD7 gene encoding 26S proteasome non-ATPase regulatory subunit 7 has product MPELAVDKVVVHPLVLLSVVDHFNRIGKVGNQKRVVGVLLGSWHKKILDVSNSFAVPFDEDDKDDSVWFLDHDYLENMYGMFKKVNARERIVGWYHTGPKLHKNDIAINELMKRYCPNSVLVIIDVKPKDLGLPTEAYISVEEVHDDGTPTSKTFEHVTSEIGAEEAEEVGVEHLLRDIKDTTVGTLSQRITNQVHGLKGLNSKLLDIRSYLEKVSNGKLPINHQIIYQLQDVFNLLPDVNLQEFVKAFYLKTNDQMLVVYLASLIRSVVALHNLINNKIANRDAEKKEGQEKEENKKERKDEKEKEKTDAKKDEKKDKK; this is encoded by the exons AATTGGAAAAGTTGGAAACCAGAAGCGAGTGGTCGGCGTCCTCTTAGGGTCTTGGCACAAGAAGATTTTAGATGTTTCGAACAGTTTTGCCG ttcCATTTGATGAAGATGATAAAGACGACTCTGTCTGGTTTCTGGATCACGATTATCTTGAAAATATGTATGGCATGTTCAAGAAAGTAAATG ctcgagAAAGAATAGTTGGCTGGTACCACACGGGACCCAAGCTGCACAAAAACGACATCGCAATCAATGAGCTGATGAAGAGATACTGTCCAAACTCC gttCTGGTGATCATTGATGTGAAGCCAAAagacctgggtctcccaacagaggCTTATATCTCGGTGGAGGAAGTTCACGAT GATGGGACTCCAACCTCAAAGACATTTGAACATGTGACCAGTGAAATTGGAGCGGAGGAGGCGGAAGAAGTCGGAGTGGAGCACTTGTTACG AGACATCAAAGACACTACAGTGGGGACCTTGTCACAGCGCATCACAAATCAGGTACATGGGCTGAAAGGACTAAACTCCAAACTGCTGGATATCAGGAGCTACCTAGAAAAAGTGTCCAACGGCAAACTGCCCATCAACCACCAGATCATCTACCAGCTCCAAGACGTCTTCAACCTGCTGCCGGACGTAAACCTACAGGAGTTCGTCAAAGCCTTCTACCTAAAGACTAATGACCAGATGCTGGTGGTGTATCTGGCCTCTCTCATCCGCTCTGTGGTCGCCCTTCACAATCTCATCAACAACAAGATCGCCAACAGGGACGCCGAGAAGAAGGAAGGCCAGGAGAAAGAGGAGAACAAGAAGGAGAGGAAAGACGAAAAGGAGAAAGAAAAGACCGACGCAAAGAAAGACGAAAAGAAGGACAAGAAATGA